A region from the Candidatus Neomarinimicrobiota bacterium genome encodes:
- a CDS encoding response regulator, which yields MSKIALIADDSSTIRKFVAFALKSMGIEVVMASDGMEALEKLTTEKFDLVITDLNMPHLDGYELISSIREINQYKDTPIIILSSESDEDDKQKGFSAGADLYMEKPFDAKKLQYEVSKFLN from the coding sequence ATGAGTAAAATCGCACTTATAGCAGATGATTCATCCACAATAAGAAAATTTGTCGCATTCGCATTAAAATCGATGGGAATCGAAGTGGTTATGGCATCGGATGGGATGGAGGCATTGGAAAAACTAACCACGGAAAAATTTGATTTAGTTATAACCGACTTAAATATGCCCCATTTAGATGGCTACGAACTCATATCAAGCATAAGAGAAATAAATCAGTATAAAGATACACCGATAATAATTCTATCCTCGGAATCGGATGAAGATGATAAACAAAAGGGTTTTTCTGCGGGAGCTGATTTATATATGGAAAAGCCATTTGACGCAAAAAAATTGCAGTATGAAGTCTCAAAATTTTTGAATTAA
- a CDS encoding protein-glutamate O-methyltransferase CheR produces METSVATSTTPTINALSDKLFTEIRDYIYDKSGMFFADHKKYLLENRISKRTVELNLKDCEEYLYLIKYGTNKLEELSNLFDAITTNETYFFRNEPQLNAFRSIIIPYLNKKLVNNFSGRAKIWSAGCSSGEEPYTLSIIFKEEAIRGIKVPYEILATDISREILDKAKKAVYGKYAIRNLTSIQLINYFTPEGHDHRVKDEIRRPIIHKIVNLSEAHAFPLNAKFDVIFCRNVLIYFDVEAKKKVIRKFYDLLNPGGYLFIGHSESLHGITDAFKLVHFEKALAYRKEE; encoded by the coding sequence TTGGAAACTTCCGTTGCTACCTCTACAACGCCAACGATAAACGCTTTAAGTGATAAGCTCTTTACTGAGATTAGAGATTATATTTACGATAAGAGCGGTATGTTTTTTGCCGACCATAAAAAATATCTACTTGAAAATAGAATATCAAAAAGAACTGTAGAATTAAATTTAAAAGACTGTGAAGAGTATCTTTACCTGATCAAATATGGTACAAATAAATTGGAGGAGCTCAGCAATCTATTCGACGCCATAACCACAAATGAGACATATTTTTTTAGAAATGAGCCCCAGCTAAATGCTTTTAGATCAATAATCATACCTTATTTGAACAAAAAATTAGTTAATAATTTTTCTGGAAGAGCAAAGATTTGGTCTGCCGGCTGTTCGTCAGGCGAAGAGCCCTATACTCTTTCAATAATTTTTAAAGAAGAAGCGATCAGGGGAATAAAAGTTCCTTACGAAATTTTGGCTACAGATATTTCGAGAGAAATCTTGGATAAGGCAAAAAAAGCTGTTTATGGAAAATATGCTATCAGGAATCTGACATCAATACAGCTTATAAATTATTTCACTCCTGAGGGCCATGATCATCGAGTTAAGGATGAAATACGCAGACCAATAATACACAAAATAGTCAATTTATCCGAAGCCCACGCATTTCCATTAAATGCGAAGTTTGACGTAATCTTTTGCAGAAATGTTTTAATCTATTTTGATGTGGAAGCAAAGAAAAAAGTAATAAGAAAATTTTACGATTTACTGAATCCGGGGGGATATCTTTTTATAGGACACAGTGAATCTCTTCACGGAATAACCGATGCGTTTAAATTAGTTCATTTTGAAAAAGCGCTTGCTTACAGAAAAGAGGAATAA
- a CDS encoding HDOD domain-containing protein, producing the protein MNNTLDSSIREKIESIGQLPTFPETASEVVNLVNNSTVSMRQISNVIGRDPSLAVKVLKFVNSAFYGLHQSVSSLQLALVMLGIREIRNIVIGLSVFKTFDHVNHSKLFDKVRFWQHSVSTGQIARSISTKLSIQMEGEEFTAGLLHDMGRIVFDQYFPEEFGRAWKLSISDNISLHEAEKRELGVDHAELGAWMANKWNLPLNLVDAIRYHHSPLKAQNGKILVAIVSLADMLCKIEGVKFGGFISEITLENSEPWKILLKERPQLEEMDLERFTFELESEVIKSFEFLSMVGSFKQQAEV; encoded by the coding sequence ATGAATAATACTCTTGATAGCTCAATTCGAGAAAAGATCGAATCTATCGGTCAGCTGCCGACCTTTCCTGAAACTGCATCGGAGGTTGTAAATCTTGTAAATAATTCCACTGTTTCGATGAGACAGATAAGTAACGTAATCGGACGGGACCCATCTTTAGCTGTTAAAGTATTGAAATTCGTGAATTCGGCGTTTTACGGATTGCACCAAAGCGTTTCTTCTCTTCAACTGGCTCTCGTTATGCTCGGGATAAGAGAAATTCGCAATATTGTCATAGGGCTTTCGGTTTTTAAAACATTTGATCATGTGAACCATTCTAAACTGTTTGATAAAGTACGATTTTGGCAGCATTCGGTAAGCACCGGTCAAATAGCAAGATCGATTTCTACGAAATTATCTATCCAAATGGAAGGTGAAGAGTTTACTGCGGGGCTGCTTCATGATATGGGTAGAATTGTCTTTGATCAATATTTCCCTGAAGAATTTGGGAGAGCTTGGAAACTATCTATTTCAGACAATATCTCATTACATGAAGCTGAAAAGAGAGAATTGGGAGTTGACCATGCTGAATTAGGAGCATGGATGGCAAATAAATGGAATCTTCCTCTAAATCTTGTGGATGCAATACGATATCACCATTCGCCTTTAAAAGCTCAAAACGGTAAGATACTCGTAGCGATAGTGAGTCTTGCGGATATGCTATGTAAGATAGAAGGAGTAAAGTTTGGGGGATTTATATCTGAAATTACATTGGAGAATAGTGAACCCTGGAAAATCTTATTAAAAGAACGACCTCAGTTAGAGGAGATGGACTTGGAGCGGTTTACATTCGAATTAGAATCTGAAGTTATTAAATCATTCGAGTTCCTGTCGATGGTAGGCTCCTTCAAACAGCAAGCGGAGGTATAA
- a CDS encoding chemotaxis protein CheA produces MSLSLEQEMLKEFLIEAKELLEELDNNFVILESKPNDSDLINEIFRSVHTIKGGAGMVGNEKLQTVAHRMEDILNKIRKGETSLSTDIIDPLLSGLDVLKQITECLVRDEDISDIDISVVNILEEAYKKMGEASNNKDESEVSAKEEKSAIDAKAAKLAAEADQEQDEFEVDMFGEEMEELVDSFTIETEEILETVDQDLIELEHNPDDEETLNSIFRGLHTIKGTSSFLGLDLITKLSHNAEDVLNDLRKKVLTVNSEIMDVLLDAVDFLKVLMDDVRNKELVDRDIVPLVTQLMAFRGDSSPDNQSNENKGVSKSTEQKKNKDIVKKNSSKSVVDATIRVDVERLDSLMNLVSELVLRRNSLMQITNKLDKEAEDSEYMEELTSTAGHISYLTTELQFSVMQTRMLPIGKVFNKFSRIVRDLSRDFNKKIELTIEGAETELDKSLIEEINDPLVHLIRNAVDHGIETPEKRIAAGKDEVGKVKLYATQEGNNIIIGIEDDGNGLDANKLKAAAVKKGVITKAEAERMTEKEAFNIIFAPGFSTAEKVTNVSGRGVGMDVVKTNIAKLNGMIDIQSVLGEGTKIVIKLPLTLAIIQGLLVEVNEEVYVIPLSAVLETSRVNVEDISYMNQREAIRLRDSILPLVRLDALFGIPKINNEEESFVYVVVVGMAEHKLGLVVSKMLGQEEVVIKSLGEELGQTPGVSGATIMGDGRVRMILEIRDLFDLAAKTKGISPKEIRRKLAKEKSNTEEITDETDLQSNENENVEEKEISDDEDAEDFSDEKYEGEIPEDYSEQESDEKLDKEEMVLEQ; encoded by the coding sequence ATGTCTTTATCTTTGGAACAAGAAATGTTAAAAGAGTTCTTAATTGAAGCAAAGGAACTATTAGAGGAGCTCGACAACAACTTTGTGATTCTTGAATCAAAGCCCAATGATTCCGACCTCATAAACGAAATATTCCGATCGGTGCATACCATAAAAGGTGGCGCCGGGATGGTCGGGAATGAAAAATTGCAAACGGTAGCACACAGAATGGAAGACATTCTCAATAAGATTCGAAAAGGTGAAACCTCTCTTAGCACGGATATAATCGACCCTCTATTATCCGGATTAGATGTATTAAAACAAATTACTGAGTGTTTAGTTCGGGACGAGGATATCTCGGATATTGATATCTCCGTAGTGAATATTTTGGAGGAAGCCTATAAAAAAATGGGTGAAGCATCTAATAATAAAGACGAATCTGAAGTTTCGGCAAAGGAGGAAAAATCAGCAATAGATGCAAAAGCAGCTAAGCTTGCAGCTGAAGCTGATCAAGAACAGGACGAATTCGAAGTTGATATGTTTGGTGAGGAAATGGAGGAATTAGTCGATAGTTTTACCATTGAAACTGAGGAAATATTAGAGACTGTGGATCAGGATTTGATAGAACTCGAACATAATCCTGATGATGAAGAGACCCTAAATTCCATATTCCGAGGACTGCACACAATTAAAGGAACATCTTCGTTCCTCGGTTTGGACCTAATTACCAAGCTTAGCCATAATGCGGAAGATGTTCTCAATGATTTGAGGAAAAAAGTCCTTACCGTTAATAGCGAGATAATGGACGTACTACTGGATGCTGTGGATTTCCTGAAAGTATTGATGGATGACGTAAGAAATAAAGAGTTGGTTGACAGAGATATTGTCCCACTTGTTACTCAATTAATGGCTTTCCGGGGAGATTCATCGCCGGATAACCAATCAAATGAGAATAAAGGAGTTTCAAAATCTACAGAGCAAAAAAAGAATAAAGATATTGTAAAGAAAAACTCGTCAAAATCGGTTGTCGATGCTACAATACGAGTGGATGTAGAAAGATTAGATTCTTTAATGAATTTAGTGAGTGAATTAGTTTTGAGACGTAATTCACTGATGCAGATCACTAATAAGTTAGATAAAGAAGCGGAAGATTCGGAGTATATGGAGGAGCTAACTTCTACTGCCGGTCATATTAGCTATCTGACAACGGAATTACAATTCTCGGTTATGCAAACACGAATGCTCCCGATAGGAAAGGTATTTAATAAATTCTCGCGCATAGTTCGGGATCTTTCACGAGATTTTAATAAGAAAATTGAGCTTACCATTGAAGGCGCAGAAACAGAACTTGATAAATCATTGATCGAAGAAATAAACGATCCGTTGGTTCATCTCATTAGAAATGCGGTTGATCATGGGATTGAAACGCCGGAAAAAAGAATAGCCGCCGGAAAAGACGAAGTTGGGAAAGTAAAACTATACGCTACCCAAGAGGGGAATAATATAATTATCGGGATCGAAGATGATGGTAACGGTCTTGACGCTAATAAACTCAAAGCAGCAGCTGTAAAAAAAGGTGTTATCACTAAAGCAGAAGCGGAAAGAATGACGGAAAAAGAGGCTTTTAATATCATATTCGCTCCCGGATTCAGCACGGCGGAAAAAGTGACCAATGTTTCAGGAAGAGGCGTTGGAATGGATGTGGTAAAAACTAACATAGCCAAGCTCAACGGTATGATAGATATACAATCAGTACTGGGAGAAGGAACGAAAATTGTAATTAAATTGCCGCTGACACTTGCGATAATTCAAGGGCTGTTAGTGGAAGTAAATGAAGAAGTTTATGTCATTCCGTTAAGTGCGGTATTGGAAACTTCACGGGTTAACGTCGAGGATATATCGTATATGAATCAAAGGGAAGCGATTAGGTTGCGCGACTCAATTTTGCCGCTGGTTAGGTTAGATGCTCTGTTCGGAATCCCCAAAATAAACAATGAGGAAGAGTCATTTGTTTATGTTGTGGTAGTGGGAATGGCGGAACACAAACTTGGTTTAGTAGTCAGTAAGATGCTTGGGCAGGAGGAGGTCGTAATAAAATCACTCGGTGAAGAACTTGGTCAGACACCCGGAGTATCAGGAGCAACTATCATGGGTGATGGAAGAGTAAGAATGATTCTTGAGATAAGAGATTTATTCGATCTCGCTGCAAAAACAAAAGGAATATCACCAAAAGAAATCAGAAGAAAACTCGCAAAAGAGAAGAGTAACACTGAAGAAATAACCGATGAAACAGACTTGCAAAGTAACGAAAATGAGAATGTTGAAGAGAAAGAAATATCTGATGATGAGGATGCAGAGGATTTCTCAGATGAAAAATACGAAGGAGAGATCCCCGAAGATTATAGTGAACAGGAAAGTGATGAAAAATTAGATAAAGAAGAAATGGTCTTAGAACAATGA